In the genome of Nocardia sp. NBC_00416, one region contains:
- a CDS encoding acetylornithine transaminase, producing the protein MNTAQLRQRWSNVMMRNYPTPEVVLTRGTGAVVYDADGNRFIDFVGGIAVNSLGHAHQAVLSAVMDQLGTLGHVSNLYGSEPVIELAETLLGHFGDGDGRAFFCNSGTEANEAAFKLARLTGRRKIIACDEAFHGRTMGALALTGQPAKRAPFEPMPPGVVHVPYGDARILERAVDSDTAAVFLEPMLGESGVVVPPMDYLVRAREITARAGALLILDEVQTGIGRTGKMFAHQSFGITPDVITLAKGLGAGLPIGAVLATGDAAELFTPGMHGTTFGGNPVCAAAALAVLRTLEEDGLLEHVESVGKRLSDGIAVLEHPLISEVRGAGLLIGIGLTQPVAARVEAHARAAGYLVNPAKPDAVRLAPPLVLTETQADNLVLDLPGILDEALAETEGTRG; encoded by the coding sequence ATGAACACTGCGCAACTGCGGCAACGGTGGTCGAACGTGATGATGCGCAACTACCCCACCCCGGAGGTCGTACTGACCCGGGGGACCGGTGCGGTGGTGTACGACGCGGACGGCAACCGCTTCATCGATTTCGTGGGCGGAATCGCGGTCAACAGTCTCGGTCACGCGCACCAGGCCGTCCTGAGCGCGGTGATGGATCAGCTCGGCACGCTGGGCCATGTGTCGAATCTGTACGGCAGCGAGCCGGTGATCGAACTCGCGGAAACCCTGCTCGGGCATTTCGGTGACGGCGACGGGCGCGCGTTCTTCTGCAACTCCGGCACCGAGGCCAACGAGGCCGCCTTCAAGCTGGCCAGGTTGACCGGTCGCCGCAAGATCATCGCCTGTGACGAGGCGTTCCACGGCCGCACCATGGGTGCGCTCGCGCTCACCGGCCAGCCCGCCAAGCGGGCGCCGTTCGAACCCATGCCGCCCGGTGTGGTGCACGTGCCCTACGGTGACGCGCGAATCCTCGAGCGCGCGGTCGATTCCGATACCGCCGCAGTGTTCCTGGAGCCGATGCTCGGCGAGAGCGGCGTGGTCGTCCCACCGATGGACTATCTCGTTCGGGCCCGGGAGATCACCGCGCGGGCCGGAGCGCTGCTGATCCTCGACGAAGTGCAGACCGGCATCGGCCGCACCGGAAAGATGTTCGCCCACCAGTCGTTCGGCATCACCCCCGACGTGATCACCCTTGCCAAGGGGCTGGGCGCGGGGCTGCCGATCGGCGCGGTACTGGCCACCGGGGACGCCGCGGAGCTGTTCACCCCGGGGATGCACGGCACCACCTTCGGCGGCAACCCCGTCTGCGCGGCCGCGGCGCTGGCGGTGCTGCGCACGCTCGAGGAGGACGGGTTGCTGGAACACGTCGAATCGGTCGGGAAACGGCTCAGCGACGGGATCGCGGTGCTCGAGCATCCGCTGATCTCCGAGGTGCGCGGCGCGGGACTGCTGATCGGGATCGGTCTCACCCAGCCGGTGGCGGCCCGGGTGGAGGCCCACGCGCGGGCGGCCGGATACCTGGTGAACCCCGCCAAGCCCGATGCCGTGCGGCTCGCCCCGCCGCTGGTGCTCACCGAAACACAGGCCGACAATCTGGTTCTGGATCTGCCCGGAATCCTCGACGAGGCGCTGGCCGAAACGGAAGGAACCCGAGGATGA
- a CDS encoding protein kinase domain-containing protein: MLGVGATFAGYRVEGVLGQGGMGTVYLARHPRLPRSVALKLLNREVSTDTELTRRFELEADVVARLEHPGIVGVFDRGTDEGHLWIAMQYVRGTDAATWVARAHPPATAVRLLGETAAALDYAHGRGVLHRDVKPANILIADADPLREAHSVLTDFGIARLTDANTKMTATGAFTATLAYGSPEQLSGEVVDQRTDQYSLGCTLFAVLAGRPPYASTNPGQVVMGHISQPVPRLTATRPDLPAAIDGVLARAMAKHRDDRFGSCAEFTTAIRDALDGRHTAAPVAAPISAPAAQPRIPPEHGPREWPGRGSWTPPIPARARVATDPRRAASGPAWAAPVAGPGPVAGAGGPKPSRGTAVTAAIATLLVACFPAFIWCVGLVETVRMAGAAGREDLLYSIIALLVVSAVLLLWAGSAVLLLAGRRIGRALTLVSSVLGVITSTIGEGAVIYARELAGLAAITPLLILSVIALICAAARSTGRWIDHRTAVRAVRRRY; the protein is encoded by the coding sequence GTGCTGGGGGTGGGCGCGACCTTCGCCGGATACCGAGTCGAAGGGGTGCTGGGCCAGGGCGGAATGGGGACGGTCTACCTCGCCCGCCATCCACGGTTGCCGCGCAGTGTCGCACTGAAGCTGCTGAACCGGGAGGTGAGTACCGACACCGAACTCACCCGCCGGTTCGAACTCGAGGCCGATGTCGTCGCGCGACTGGAACATCCGGGCATCGTCGGCGTGTTCGATCGCGGAACCGACGAGGGTCATCTGTGGATCGCGATGCAATACGTCCGGGGAACCGACGCGGCCACCTGGGTGGCCCGCGCACACCCGCCCGCCACCGCCGTGCGACTACTCGGCGAAACCGCGGCGGCCCTGGACTACGCGCACGGGCGAGGCGTGCTGCACCGCGACGTCAAACCGGCCAACATTCTCATCGCCGACGCCGATCCGCTGCGCGAGGCGCATTCGGTACTCACCGATTTCGGTATCGCCCGGCTCACCGACGCCAATACGAAGATGACGGCGACGGGGGCCTTCACCGCCACCCTGGCCTACGGCTCTCCGGAACAACTGTCCGGTGAAGTGGTCGACCAGCGCACCGACCAGTACTCCCTGGGATGCACGCTGTTCGCGGTTCTCGCCGGCCGCCCACCGTATGCCTCGACCAATCCCGGGCAAGTGGTGATGGGCCATATTTCGCAACCGGTGCCCCGGCTCACCGCCACCCGGCCCGACCTCCCCGCCGCGATAGACGGCGTGCTGGCCCGTGCCATGGCCAAACATCGCGACGACCGATTCGGCAGCTGCGCCGAGTTCACCACCGCGATCCGCGACGCGCTCGACGGCAGGCACACCGCGGCGCCCGTCGCGGCACCCATATCCGCACCTGCCGCGCAGCCGCGCATACCGCCGGAGCACGGCCCGCGCGAGTGGCCCGGCCGGGGCTCCTGGACGCCGCCGATTCCCGCCCGGGCGCGGGTCGCCACGGATCCCCGCCGCGCGGCGAGCGGCCCGGCATGGGCCGCTCCGGTGGCCGGGCCCGGTCCGGTGGCCGGCGCGGGCGGACCGAAACCGTCCCGCGGCACCGCGGTCACCGCCGCGATCGCCACCCTGCTGGTCGCCTGTTTTCCCGCTTTCATCTGGTGCGTGGGCCTGGTGGAGACGGTGCGAATGGCCGGGGCGGCCGGGCGGGAAGATCTGCTCTACTCGATCATCGCCCTGCTGGTGGTCAGCGCGGTGCTGCTGTTGTGGGCCGGCTCAGCGGTATTGCTGCTGGCGGGTCGCCGGATAGGTCGCGCGCTCACCCTGGTGAGCTCGGTACTCGGTGTCATCACATCCACGATCGGCGAGGGTGCGGTGATCTACGCGCGTGAGCTCGCCGGACTGGCGGCCATCACCCCGCTGCTGATCCTGTCGGTGATCGCGCTGATCTGCGCCGCGGCGCGCAGCACCGGGCGCTGGATCGACCACCGCACCGCGGTCCGGGCGGTTCGACGCAGGTACTGA
- the argB gene encoding acetylglutamate kinase, protein MTEAIHAMSALDKAHILAGALPWLQKFRDKIVVVKYGGNAMIDDDLKRAFAADMAFLRTVGVHPVVVHGGGPQISAMLKRLGMTGEFRGGFRVTTPEVMDVVRMVLFGQVGRELVGLINAHGPYAVGISGEDARLFTATRRTVDVDGAATDIGLVGDVTDVHPDSVLDLIRAGRIPVVSTIAPDADGVVHNINADTAAAALAEGIGAEKLVVLTDVEGLYTDWPDRSSLTSVIDTDALAELLPSLDSGMVPKMEACLRAVRGGVPGAHVIDGRVPHAVLLELLTGEGIGTMVTPSSADEENGVGA, encoded by the coding sequence ATGACCGAAGCCATCCACGCTATGTCCGCGCTGGACAAAGCGCATATCCTCGCCGGGGCCCTGCCCTGGCTGCAGAAGTTCCGCGACAAGATCGTGGTCGTCAAATACGGCGGCAACGCCATGATCGACGACGATCTCAAACGCGCGTTCGCCGCCGATATGGCCTTCCTGCGGACGGTGGGCGTGCACCCGGTGGTCGTGCACGGGGGCGGGCCGCAGATCTCGGCCATGCTGAAACGCCTCGGCATGACCGGGGAGTTCCGGGGCGGTTTCCGGGTCACCACACCCGAGGTGATGGATGTGGTGCGGATGGTGCTGTTCGGTCAGGTCGGGCGCGAACTGGTCGGGTTGATCAATGCGCACGGACCGTACGCGGTCGGCATCTCGGGAGAGGACGCCCGGCTGTTCACCGCGACCCGCCGCACCGTCGATGTCGACGGTGCGGCCACCGATATCGGGCTGGTCGGCGATGTCACCGATGTGCACCCGGACTCGGTGCTCGACCTGATCCGTGCGGGCCGGATCCCGGTGGTGTCCACCATCGCGCCGGACGCCGACGGCGTCGTGCACAACATCAACGCCGATACCGCCGCGGCCGCGCTGGCCGAGGGGATCGGGGCGGAGAAACTGGTGGTGCTCACCGACGTCGAGGGCCTGTACACCGATTGGCCCGACCGGTCGTCGCTGACCAGCGTGATCGACACCGACGCGCTGGCGGAGCTGCTGCCGTCACTGGATTCGGGAATGGTGCCCAAAATGGAGGCGTGCCTGCGCGCCGTCCGGGGCGGGGTACCGGGCGCACACGTTATCGACGGACGCGTGCCCCATGCGGTACTGCTGGAGCTTCTCACCGGGGAGGGGATCGGAACCATGGTCACACCATCATCGGCGGACGAGGAAAACGGAGTCGGAGCATGA
- a CDS encoding argininosuccinate synthase, with product MSDRVVLAYSGGLDTSVAISWIGKETGAEVVAVAIDLGQGGEDMNVVRQRALDCGAVEAVVVDARDEFADEYCLPTIQANALYQDEYPLVSAISRPLIVKHLVEAAKFHGASTVAHGCTGKGNDQVRFEVGIGALAPDLNVIAPVRDYAWTREKAIAFAEENKLPINVTKKSPFSIDQNVWGRAVETGFLEDLWNAPTKDVYDYTTDPTVNFEAPDELIVTFERGVPVAIDGRPVSVLEAITELNTRAGRQGVGRLDMVEDRLVGIKSREIYEAPGAIALITAHRALENVTLERELGRYKRQVEQRWGELAYDGLWFSPLKRALDAFVAETQQHVTGDIRMVLHAGNVVVNGRRSDQSLYDFNLATYDEGDTFDQSLAKGFVQIHGLSSKVAAKRDLNQK from the coding sequence ATGTCCGATCGCGTCGTACTCGCCTACTCCGGTGGGCTGGACACCTCCGTGGCCATCAGCTGGATCGGCAAGGAGACCGGCGCCGAGGTCGTGGCCGTGGCCATCGACCTGGGACAGGGCGGCGAGGATATGAACGTGGTGCGCCAGCGCGCCCTCGACTGTGGGGCCGTCGAAGCGGTCGTCGTGGACGCCCGCGACGAGTTCGCCGACGAATACTGCCTGCCCACCATCCAGGCCAACGCGCTCTACCAGGACGAATACCCGCTGGTATCGGCCATCAGCCGGCCGCTCATCGTCAAACATCTGGTGGAGGCCGCGAAGTTCCACGGCGCTTCCACGGTGGCCCACGGCTGCACCGGCAAGGGTAACGACCAGGTCCGGTTCGAGGTCGGCATCGGCGCGCTGGCTCCCGATCTGAACGTGATCGCCCCGGTCCGCGACTACGCCTGGACCCGGGAGAAGGCGATCGCGTTCGCCGAGGAGAACAAGCTCCCGATCAATGTCACCAAGAAATCGCCGTTCTCCATCGACCAGAACGTCTGGGGTCGCGCGGTCGAGACCGGGTTCCTCGAGGACCTCTGGAACGCACCCACCAAGGATGTCTACGACTACACCACCGATCCGACCGTCAACTTCGAGGCGCCCGACGAACTGATCGTCACCTTCGAGCGGGGCGTTCCGGTCGCCATCGACGGCCGTCCGGTGAGTGTGCTGGAGGCGATCACCGAGCTGAACACCCGCGCGGGTCGCCAGGGCGTCGGCCGGCTGGACATGGTCGAGGACCGGCTCGTCGGAATCAAGAGCCGCGAGATCTACGAAGCCCCGGGCGCCATCGCGCTGATCACCGCGCACCGGGCGCTCGAGAACGTCACCCTCGAGCGGGAGCTCGGCCGGTACAAGCGGCAGGTCGAACAGCGCTGGGGCGAGCTGGCCTACGACGGTCTCTGGTTCTCGCCGCTCAAGCGGGCGCTCGACGCGTTCGTCGCGGAGACCCAGCAGCACGTCACCGGCGATATCCGGATGGTGCTGCACGCCGGCAATGTGGTGGTCAACGGCCGTCGCAGCGACCAGTCGCTCTACGACTTCAACCTGGCCACCTACGACGAGGGCGATACCTTCGATCAGTCGCTGGCGAAGGGCTTCGTGCAGATCCACGGCCTGTCCTCCAAGGTCGCCGCCAAGCGCGATCTGAACCAGAAGTAA
- a CDS encoding arginine repressor, whose translation MSEARTHSAGPITAATRAGRQSRIIALLAAHPVRSQTELATLLAAEGIETTQATLSRDLDELGAVKLRAADGGAGVYVVPEDGSPVRGVTGGTGRLTKLLGDLLVSTDSSGNIAVLRTPPGAAHFLASALDRASLPFIVGTIAGDDTIAVIAREPLTGAELAAKIENLA comes from the coding sequence ATGAGCGAAGCCCGAACGCATTCGGCAGGCCCGATAACGGCGGCCACCCGGGCCGGTCGGCAGTCGCGGATCATCGCGCTGCTGGCCGCGCATCCGGTGCGCAGCCAGACCGAACTGGCCACGCTGCTCGCCGCCGAGGGGATCGAAACCACCCAGGCGACACTGTCGCGTGACCTGGACGAACTGGGCGCGGTCAAACTCCGGGCCGCCGACGGCGGTGCGGGCGTCTATGTGGTGCCCGAGGACGGCAGTCCGGTGCGCGGGGTCACCGGTGGTACCGGCCGGCTGACGAAACTGCTCGGTGATCTGCTGGTGTCCACGGATTCCAGCGGCAATATCGCTGTCCTGCGCACGCCGCCGGGGGCCGCGCACTTCCTGGCCAGTGCGCTGGATCGGGCGTCGCTGCCGTTCATCGTCGGCACGATCGCGGGGGACGACACCATCGCGGTGATCGCCCGTGAGCCGCTCACCGGCGCGGAGTTGGCGGCGAAGATCGAAAACCTGGCCTGA
- the idi gene encoding isopentenyl-diphosphate Delta-isomerase has protein sequence MTEPTLPPTPARRTAGADRESLLVELVDDAGTTVGSCAVAAAHRAPGRPHRAFSVLIFDTAGRTLLQQRALGKTRFPARWSNTCCGHPAPGVPVLESAGIRLIEEMGLRVPLTEVGVYRYRAEDPRTGFVEDEWDHVLVGSLDGVEPAPDPAEVAGHRWIRPEELRTRLREQPDDFSPWLAGVLEIAGANPPVHT, from the coding sequence GTGACCGAGCCGACCCTCCCGCCGACCCCCGCGCGCCGGACGGCGGGCGCCGATCGTGAATCCCTGCTCGTCGAGCTCGTGGACGACGCCGGTACGACGGTCGGTTCGTGTGCGGTGGCCGCGGCGCACCGCGCACCCGGGCGCCCGCACCGGGCGTTCTCGGTGCTGATCTTCGATACCGCGGGCCGGACGCTGCTACAGCAGCGCGCGCTGGGTAAGACGCGGTTCCCGGCCCGCTGGTCCAATACCTGCTGCGGCCATCCGGCGCCCGGTGTCCCGGTACTCGAGTCCGCGGGTATCCGGCTGATCGAGGAGATGGGCCTGCGGGTTCCGCTGACCGAGGTCGGCGTGTACCGGTACCGGGCCGAGGATCCGCGCACCGGGTTCGTCGAGGACGAATGGGACCATGTCCTGGTCGGTTCGCTCGACGGTGTCGAACCGGCCCCGGATCCGGCCGAGGTCGCCGGCCACCGCTGGATACGCCCGGAGGAGCTGCGCACCCGGCTACGCGAACAGCCGGACGATTTCAGTCCGTGGCTCGCCGGAGTACTCGAGATCGCGGGTGCGAACCCGCCGGTCCACACCTGA
- the argH gene encoding argininosuccinate lyase: MGTNEGALWGGRFASGPAEAMAALSKSTQFDWVLAPYDIRASKAHARVLNKAGLLSEPDLADMLAGLDRLATDVESGDFVPAESDEDVHGALERGLIDRVGPEIGGRLRAGRSRNDQVATLFRMWLRDAVRRIASGLVAVVDALADQAAAHPDAVMPGKTHLQAAQPVLLAHHLLAHAHPLLRDIDRLRDFDRRAAVSPYGSGALAGSSLGLDPEAIAAELDFTASAANSIDATSARDFAAEAAFVLAMTGVDLSRMAEEVILWSTPEFGYITLADAWSTGSSIMPQKKNPDVSELTRGKAGRLIGNLTGLLATLKAQPLAYNRDLQEDKEPLFDSVAQLELLLPAIAGLISTLTFHTDRMAELAPAGFTLATDIAEWMVRHGVPFRVAHEAAGACVRTAEARGVGLDELTDTEFAAIDPALTPRVREVLTVAGSVASRNARGGTAGERVAEQLGEIRQAVVEIRSWLG; this comes from the coding sequence GTGGGCACCAACGAAGGCGCGTTGTGGGGCGGGCGGTTCGCCTCCGGTCCCGCCGAGGCGATGGCGGCACTGAGCAAATCGACCCAGTTCGACTGGGTGCTGGCGCCCTACGATATCCGCGCCTCCAAGGCGCATGCCCGGGTGCTGAACAAGGCCGGGCTCCTGTCGGAGCCCGATCTGGCGGATATGCTCGCCGGCCTCGATCGGCTCGCCACCGATGTCGAATCCGGTGATTTCGTGCCGGCGGAGTCCGATGAGGATGTGCACGGCGCGCTCGAACGCGGACTGATCGACCGGGTCGGCCCGGAGATCGGCGGCCGGCTCCGGGCCGGTCGCTCGCGTAACGACCAGGTGGCCACACTGTTCCGGATGTGGCTGCGCGACGCGGTGCGCCGCATCGCGTCCGGGCTGGTCGCGGTGGTGGACGCGTTGGCCGACCAGGCCGCCGCCCACCCGGACGCGGTAATGCCCGGTAAGACCCATCTGCAGGCCGCGCAGCCGGTGCTGCTCGCACATCACCTGCTCGCGCACGCCCATCCGCTGCTGCGCGATATCGACCGGCTGCGCGATTTCGACCGCCGGGCCGCCGTCTCCCCCTACGGGTCCGGCGCCCTGGCCGGGTCATCGCTGGGCCTGGACCCGGAGGCGATCGCGGCCGAACTGGATTTCACGGCCTCGGCCGCCAATTCCATCGACGCCACCTCCGCGCGCGATTTCGCGGCCGAGGCGGCTTTCGTGCTGGCGATGACCGGAGTGGATCTCAGCCGGATGGCCGAAGAGGTCATTCTGTGGAGTACGCCGGAATTCGGCTACATCACGCTCGCCGACGCCTGGTCCACCGGTTCGTCGATCATGCCGCAGAAGAAGAACCCGGACGTCTCCGAACTCACCCGGGGAAAAGCGGGCCGGCTGATCGGTAATCTCACCGGGCTGCTCGCCACACTGAAGGCCCAGCCGCTGGCGTACAACCGGGATCTGCAGGAGGACAAGGAGCCCCTGTTCGACTCGGTGGCTCAGCTGGAACTGCTGCTGCCCGCCATCGCGGGTCTGATCTCCACCCTTACCTTCCATACCGACCGGATGGCCGAACTCGCACCCGCCGGTTTCACCCTCGCGACCGATATCGCGGAATGGATGGTGCGGCACGGGGTGCCGTTCCGGGTCGCACACGAGGCGGCCGGGGCGTGCGTGCGCACCGCCGAGGCGCGGGGAGTCGGGCTGGACGAACTGACCGACACCGAGTTCGCCGCGATCGATCCGGCACTCACGCCGCGGGTGCGGGAGGTGCTGACGGTCGCGGGTTCGGTCGCGTCGCGCAACGCGCGCGGCGGTACCGCGGGGGAGCGGGTGGCCGAACAACTCGGCGAGATCCGGCAGGCGGTCGTGGAGATCCGGTCCTGGCTGGGCTGA
- the argF gene encoding ornithine carbamoyltransferase, translating into MTAVRHFLRDDDLTPTEQAEVLALAAELKKSPFAHRPLEGPRGVGVIFDKNSTRTRFSFELGIAQLGGHAVVVDSQTTQLGRDETLADTGRVLSRYVEAIVWRTFGQRRLEEMASTATVPVVNALSDDFHPCQVLADLLTITEHKGGLRGLRLAYFGDGANNMAHSLLLGGVTAGLHVRIAAPAGFLPDPAVVEAAQARTAETGGSITVTEDPRVAAAGADVLVTDTWTSMGQESDGLDRVGPFRPYQVNAELLARAGADAMVLHCLPAHRGEEITDEVLDGKQSVVWDEAENRLHAQKALLVWLLGHQGARRR; encoded by the coding sequence ATGACCGCCGTCCGGCATTTCCTACGCGATGACGACCTCACGCCCACCGAACAGGCTGAAGTGCTGGCCCTGGCCGCCGAACTCAAGAAGAGCCCGTTCGCGCACCGGCCGCTGGAGGGCCCGCGCGGTGTCGGGGTGATCTTCGACAAGAACTCCACCCGCACCCGGTTCTCCTTCGAGCTCGGGATCGCCCAGCTCGGTGGGCACGCTGTGGTCGTGGACAGCCAGACCACCCAGTTGGGGCGCGACGAGACCCTGGCCGACACCGGGCGCGTGCTGTCGCGCTACGTCGAGGCCATCGTCTGGCGGACCTTCGGGCAGCGGCGCCTCGAGGAAATGGCGTCCACCGCGACCGTTCCGGTGGTGAACGCGCTGTCCGATGATTTCCACCCCTGCCAGGTGCTGGCGGATCTGCTCACCATCACCGAGCACAAGGGCGGGCTGCGCGGGCTGCGGCTGGCCTATTTCGGTGACGGCGCCAACAATATGGCGCATTCGCTGCTGCTCGGCGGGGTGACCGCCGGCCTGCACGTGCGGATCGCCGCCCCGGCGGGGTTCCTCCCTGATCCCGCGGTGGTAGAGGCCGCTCAGGCGCGTACGGCCGAAACCGGTGGCAGTATCACCGTGACCGAGGATCCGCGGGTGGCGGCCGCCGGCGCCGACGTACTGGTCACCGATACCTGGACTTCGATGGGTCAGGAATCGGACGGCCTGGACCGGGTCGGCCCGTTCCGTCCCTACCAGGTGAACGCCGAGCTACTGGCCCGGGCGGGCGCGGACGCGATGGTGCTGCACTGTCTGCCCGCACACCGCGGCGAGGAGATCACCGACGAGGTGCTCGACGGGAAGCAGAGCGTGGTCTGGGATGAAGCCGAGAATCGGCTGCACGCGCAGAAGGCGCTGCTGGTGTGGCTGCTGGGACATCAAGGCGCGCGGCGCCGATGA